One Belonocnema kinseyi isolate 2016_QV_RU_SX_M_011 chromosome 6, B_treatae_v1, whole genome shotgun sequence genomic region harbors:
- the LOC117175391 gene encoding uncharacterized protein LOC117175391, translating into MVKKSSTTIRHPEIVLKHTEVLSKARAAVTEEKIREWFLEAKDYLTEEEALDILKDPSRMYNLDETGVQTCPKTGQEKQSITVLCCYAASGTVVDPMVVYPNQRIAQDVMQGVPENFAVGRSPSSWMISATFYEYIADVFYQRLVRKQEEFPVLLVFDGHKSHINLELHEFCVEKRILLICLPPNATHILQPCNVGIFRPLNVEWRKVVRNHQARSIQSITKVNFAPLFHEAFNKASKVETIQNAFATCGLFPFNPD; encoded by the exons ATGGTGAAAAAGTCGTCGACCACTATAAG ACATCCAGAAATAGTATTAAAACATACTGAAGTGCTTTCAAAAGCAAGAGCTGCAGTAACTGAGGAAAAAATTCGTGAATGGTTCTTAGAAGCAAAAGATTATCTAACAGAAGAAGAAGCTTTAGACATTCTTAAAGATCCAAGCAGAATGTACAATTTAGATGAAACCGGTGTGCAAACTTGTCCAAAAACTG GGCAAGAAAAGCAAAGCATAACAGTGTTGTGCTGTTATGCTGCTAGCGGGACGGTAGTAGACCCTATGGTTGTATATCCAAACCAAAGGATTGCTCAGGATGTAATGCAGGGTGTACCTGAAAACTTCGCTGTTGGCAGAAGTCCAAGCAGTTGGATGATTAGTGCTACATTCTATGAATATATTGCTGATGTGTTTTATCAAAGGTTGGTTCGAAAACAAGAGGAGTTTCCAGTTTTACTTGTATTTGATGGACATAAATCTCATATTAATTTGGAACTTCATgagttttgtgttgaaaaaagAATCCTTCTGATATGTCTACCACCGAATGCCACCCATATATTGCAACCTTGTAATGTGGGAATTTTCAGGCCTTTGAATGTTGAATGGAGAAAAGTGGTTCGCAATCACCAAGCAAGAAGTATTCAATCCatcacaaaagttaattttgctcCTCTTTTTCATGAAGCTTTTAATAAAGCCTCGAAAGTTGAAACAATACAAAATGCGTTTGCTACGTGTGGCTTATTTCCTTTCAACCCGGATTAA
- the LOC117175225 gene encoding uncharacterized protein LOC117175225 — protein sequence MKLVILTLVAIFVAFSESKDKGQGGGSADNVIDAVKYFGVSEKEFNSCAQDDKSMANTADKLTAYSNAYAKNQLGGDKLKTSVREILKASLFCKSEADIDAKLKTYMEDHQEKKENGNKQKEEGKEKKGSD from the exons ATGAAGCTCGTTATCCTTACTTTGGTGGCAATTTTTGTCG catTCTCAGAAAGCAAAGATAAAGGACAGGGAGGTGGTAGCGCAGATAACGTAATAGATGCTGTAAAATATTTTGGTGTATCGGAAAAAGAATTCAACAGTTGTGCACAAGACGATAAGAGTATGGCAAATACAGCGGATAAACTTACAGCTTATTCAAATGCTTATGCAAAAAATCAACTGGGAggtgataaattaaaaacttccgTAAGAGAAATCTTAAAGGCTTCATTATTCTGCAAGTCAGAAGCTGATATAGATGCTAAACTGAAGACTTATATGGAGGA TCACCAGGAAAAGAAAGAAAACGGAAACAAACAAAAAGAGGAAGGTAAAGAAAAGAAAGGAAGTGATTAA